Proteins from one Streptomyces sp. 840.1 genomic window:
- a CDS encoding histidine phosphatase family protein yields the protein MTVRVMLISPAMNAALREARFAGDAPLDDSGLRQARAAAPAVPSAARRMRGPSMRCTATADALGLRSEPEPALRDWEMGRWSGARLAEVSTAEPDGVAAWLSDPAAAPHGGESLLELCTRVGSWLDSPHGSDDGRVLAVAEPAVIRAATVHALDLPPQAFWRLDVAPLTVTELSGRSGRWNLRCGRPLPAEPES from the coding sequence ATGACGGTACGGGTGATGTTGATCTCACCGGCGATGAACGCGGCGCTGCGCGAGGCCCGGTTCGCCGGTGACGCGCCGCTCGACGACTCCGGACTCCGGCAGGCGCGGGCCGCCGCACCCGCCGTGCCATCGGCGGCCAGGCGCATGCGCGGCCCGTCCATGCGCTGCACCGCGACCGCGGACGCACTGGGGCTCCGGTCCGAACCCGAACCCGCCCTGCGGGACTGGGAGATGGGCCGCTGGTCCGGCGCCCGGCTGGCCGAGGTGAGCACGGCCGAGCCGGACGGGGTGGCCGCCTGGCTGAGCGACCCGGCCGCCGCGCCGCACGGGGGTGAGTCCCTGCTGGAACTGTGCACGCGGGTGGGCTCGTGGCTCGACTCCCCGCACGGAAGCGACGACGGGCGGGTGCTGGCGGTGGCCGAGCCCGCCGTGATCCGCGCCGCGACGGTCCACGCACTGGACCTCCCGCCGCAGGCCTTCTGGCGGCTGGACGTCGCCCCGTTGACCGTCACGGAGCTCAGCGGCAGGTCGGGGCGGTGGAACCTGCGCTGCGGCCGGCCGCTCCCGGCGGAACCGGAGAGCTGA
- a CDS encoding GNAT family N-acetyltransferase: MTVIDTPRLLLRAMSASDVEHVVEGRPPEGVRWAAGYPSQGERAAATRVLRAIAETGDPAPFGSYEIRLGKDGPVIGGLGFHGVPDEAGHVTIGYGLVPSVQGMGYASEALRALLRFARGLGVVCVHGDTDLDNVASQRVMTAAGMRLVREDSLLKHYRVDWDGPAGR, from the coding sequence ATGACCGTTATCGATACCCCGCGCCTCCTGCTCCGCGCGATGAGCGCATCCGACGTCGAGCACGTGGTGGAGGGCCGGCCACCGGAAGGCGTCCGGTGGGCGGCCGGATACCCCTCCCAGGGCGAGCGGGCGGCGGCCACGCGCGTCCTGCGCGCCATTGCCGAGACCGGGGATCCGGCTCCGTTCGGCTCGTACGAGATACGGCTCGGCAAGGACGGGCCGGTGATCGGCGGGCTCGGGTTCCACGGGGTTCCCGACGAGGCCGGGCACGTCACGATCGGCTACGGGCTCGTGCCCTCGGTCCAGGGCATGGGGTACGCCTCCGAGGCGCTCCGCGCGCTGCTGCGGTTCGCCCGCGGCCTGGGCGTCGTCTGCGTGCACGGGGACACCGACCTCGACAACGTCGCGTCCCAGCGCGTCATGACGGCCGCAGGCATGCGCCTGGTGCGTGAGGACTCCCTGCTGAAGCACTACCGCGTGGACTGGGACGGTCCCGCCGGGCGGTGA
- the tkt gene encoding transketolase, producing the protein MEYREDPNTILDGRSHELALPTADEAGWGPMDVRAVDTVRVLAADAVQKAGSGHPGTAMSLAPLAYLLFQKVMRHDPADDQWLGRDRFVLSCGHSSLTLYIQLYLSGYGMELDDLRQLRTWGSATPGHPEYRHTRGVEITTGPLGQGFASAVGMAMAARRERGLLDPGAPAGTSPFDHHVYVVASDGDLMEGVTAEAASLAGHQELGNLIAFYDSNSISIEDDTDISFSEDVAARYAAYGWQVHTVDFTRTGAYVEDVDGVLEAVRDAQRDTTRPSLIILRTVIGWPAPTKQNTGKAHGSALGDEEVAGIKRVLGFDPGQTFAVQGEVLAHAREVGGRGAAARRAWEPGYEKWRAAHPERAELLDRLREQRLPEGWAGHLPVFPADSGPMATRKASGEVLTALAPVLPELWGGSADLAESNNTTMEGEPSFVPAAKQTEMWPGGPYGRTLHFGIREHAMGAVLNGIALQSLTRPYGGTFLTFSDYMRPAVRLAALMQLPAIYVWTHDSIGLGEDGPTHQPVEHLAALRAIPGLDVVRPADANETAVCWRTVLEHRDRPAGFALTRQKLPVLERGPDACAPAEGASRGGYVLADTAQDRVDVILVATGSEVPIALEARARLAAQGHAARVVSMPCREWFAAQPAEYQDTVLPPGVRARVSVEAAVGQGWRDVVGDAGRIVSLEHYGASADYERLYEEFGLTPDAVVSAALASMETARGNARPGGERPDAAPTAGGTGDAPA; encoded by the coding sequence ATGGAATACCGCGAAGACCCGAACACGATCCTCGACGGCCGTTCGCACGAACTGGCTCTCCCCACAGCCGACGAGGCGGGCTGGGGGCCCATGGACGTGCGGGCGGTCGACACCGTGCGGGTGCTGGCCGCCGACGCGGTCCAGAAGGCGGGCAGCGGCCACCCGGGCACGGCGATGAGCCTCGCTCCGCTGGCGTACCTGCTGTTCCAGAAGGTGATGCGGCACGACCCCGCCGACGACCAGTGGCTCGGCCGGGACCGGTTCGTGCTGTCCTGCGGCCACTCGAGCCTGACCCTGTACATCCAGCTGTACCTGAGCGGTTACGGCATGGAGCTGGACGACCTCCGGCAGTTGCGGACCTGGGGCTCCGCGACTCCGGGGCACCCCGAGTACCGCCATACCCGGGGCGTGGAGATCACCACGGGCCCGCTGGGGCAGGGCTTCGCCTCCGCCGTCGGCATGGCCATGGCGGCGCGGCGCGAGCGCGGTCTGCTGGACCCCGGCGCACCGGCCGGCACCAGCCCCTTCGACCACCACGTCTACGTGGTGGCGTCGGACGGTGACCTCATGGAGGGGGTCACTGCCGAGGCGGCATCCCTCGCCGGCCATCAGGAACTCGGAAACCTGATCGCCTTCTACGACTCCAACAGCATCTCGATCGAGGACGACACCGACATCTCCTTCAGCGAGGATGTCGCCGCCCGCTACGCCGCGTACGGATGGCAGGTGCACACGGTCGACTTCACCCGGACCGGCGCCTACGTCGAGGACGTGGACGGCGTCCTGGAGGCGGTCCGCGACGCCCAGCGGGACACGACGCGCCCCTCCTTGATCATCCTGCGTACGGTCATCGGCTGGCCGGCTCCCACCAAGCAGAACACCGGCAAGGCGCACGGCTCGGCGCTCGGCGACGAGGAGGTCGCGGGAATCAAGAGGGTGCTCGGCTTCGATCCCGGACAGACCTTCGCCGTGCAGGGCGAAGTCCTCGCGCACGCTCGCGAGGTCGGCGGCCGAGGCGCCGCGGCCCGCCGGGCCTGGGAGCCCGGCTACGAGAAGTGGCGGGCGGCCCATCCAGAGCGGGCGGAACTGCTCGACCGGCTGCGGGAGCAGCGCCTGCCGGAGGGCTGGGCCGGCCACCTGCCGGTGTTCCCCGCCGATTCCGGCCCGATGGCCACGCGCAAGGCCTCCGGCGAGGTGCTCACCGCGCTGGCGCCCGTCCTTCCGGAACTGTGGGGCGGCTCCGCCGACCTCGCGGAGAGCAACAACACGACGATGGAGGGCGAGCCCTCCTTCGTGCCGGCCGCCAAGCAGACCGAGATGTGGCCGGGCGGCCCCTATGGGCGCACGCTCCACTTCGGCATCCGGGAACACGCGATGGGGGCCGTGCTGAACGGCATCGCACTGCAGAGCCTCACCCGCCCCTACGGCGGCACCTTCCTGACCTTCAGCGACTACATGCGCCCGGCGGTGCGGCTGGCCGCCCTGATGCAGCTGCCCGCCATCTACGTGTGGACCCACGACTCCATCGGCCTGGGCGAGGACGGGCCCACCCATCAGCCCGTCGAGCATCTGGCCGCTCTCCGCGCGATCCCCGGCCTGGACGTCGTGCGTCCCGCCGACGCGAACGAGACAGCTGTCTGCTGGCGCACCGTGCTGGAGCACCGCGACCGGCCCGCCGGTTTCGCTCTCACCCGCCAGAAGCTGCCCGTCCTCGAAAGGGGGCCGGACGCCTGTGCCCCGGCGGAGGGTGCGTCACGCGGCGGGTACGTACTGGCCGACACGGCGCAGGACCGGGTGGACGTCATCCTCGTCGCCACCGGTTCGGAAGTGCCCATCGCGCTGGAGGCACGTGCACGGCTGGCGGCGCAGGGACATGCCGCACGCGTGGTCTCCATGCCGTGCCGTGAATGGTTCGCCGCGCAGCCGGCCGAGTACCAGGACACGGTGCTGCCGCCCGGGGTGCGAGCGCGGGTGAGCGTCGAGGCCGCGGTGGGACAGGGCTGGCGGGACGTGGTGGGTGACGCGGGCCGCATCGTCAGCCTTGAGCACTACGGCGCGTCGGCCGACTACGAGCGCCTCTACGAGGAGTTCGGACTGACGCCGGACGCTGTCGTGTCCGCCGCGCTGGCAAGCATGGAGACGGCACGCGGGAACGCCAGGCCGGGCGGCGAGCGGCCCGACGCCGCACCCACAGCCGGCGGCACGGGGGACGCGCCCGCCTGA
- a CDS encoding RidA family protein has translation MEHFIRPNGSPPVNGYSHAVAFTGAMVAVSGQVPLDGDGNPVGKDDAEAQVRQVYANLITALEAAGSGLEHVVKLTVYLTDLDDLGAFRTVRDEYQDAKNPPACSLVRVAGLVHPDFRVEIDALAVAPSAGRRSASPRG, from the coding sequence ATGGAGCACTTCATACGTCCCAACGGTTCACCGCCCGTCAACGGCTACAGCCACGCGGTCGCCTTCACCGGAGCGATGGTCGCCGTCTCGGGGCAGGTCCCCCTGGACGGCGACGGCAATCCGGTCGGTAAGGACGATGCCGAGGCCCAGGTCCGGCAGGTCTACGCGAACCTGATCACCGCGCTGGAGGCAGCAGGCTCAGGTCTGGAACACGTGGTCAAACTGACGGTCTACCTGACCGACCTGGACGACCTGGGCGCGTTCCGCACAGTGCGGGACGAGTACCAGGACGCCAAGAACCCGCCTGCCTGCTCCTTGGTGAGGGTGGCCGGCCTGGTCCACCCGGACTTCCGGGTCGAGATCGATGCATTGGCCGTGGCGCCGAGTGCTGGCCGGCGATCCGCTTCCCCTCGCGGCTGA
- a CDS encoding CbtA family protein produces the protein MNSISVRALLVRGMLAGLVAGALALAVAYFLGESRVDAAIALEEAHSHDHGGGEELVSRTMQSTAGLATGVVVFGVAIGGIAALVFCYALGRMGRFGPRATAALIAGAALLAVYVVPFLKYPANPPAVGNPDTIGRRTALFFLMVALSVLLAVAAVILGRRLAPRLGAWNATIAAGAGYVLLIGLAYVFLPSFNEVGKGFPATLLWQFRLATLAVQVTLWTTFGLLFGYLTERLLVPRAQPARAGGTTAERAAAAAG, from the coding sequence ATGAACTCCATATCTGTCAGAGCTCTGCTGGTCCGCGGCATGCTGGCCGGCCTCGTCGCGGGCGCGCTCGCGCTGGCCGTCGCCTACTTCCTCGGCGAGTCCCGGGTGGACGCCGCCATCGCCCTGGAGGAGGCGCACAGCCACGACCACGGTGGCGGCGAGGAACTCGTCAGCCGCACCATGCAGTCCACCGCGGGCCTCGCCACCGGCGTAGTCGTCTTCGGCGTGGCCATCGGCGGCATCGCCGCACTCGTCTTCTGTTACGCGCTCGGCCGGATGGGCCGCTTCGGTCCGCGCGCCACCGCGGCGCTGATCGCGGGCGCGGCCCTGCTGGCCGTGTACGTCGTGCCGTTCCTGAAGTACCCGGCGAATCCGCCGGCCGTCGGCAACCCCGACACCATCGGCAGACGCACGGCACTGTTCTTCCTGATGGTCGCCCTCAGCGTGCTGCTGGCCGTCGCCGCCGTCATCCTCGGCAGGCGGCTGGCACCCCGCCTGGGCGCCTGGAACGCGACGATCGCCGCAGGGGCCGGATACGTCCTGCTCATCGGTCTCGCGTACGTCTTCCTGCCCTCGTTCAACGAGGTCGGAAAGGGCTTCCCGGCCACCCTGCTGTGGCAGTTCAGGCTGGCCACGCTCGCGGTCCAGGTCACGCTGTGGACCACTTTCGGGCTGCTCTTCGGCTACCTCACCGAACGGCTGCTGGTGCCGAGGGCGCAGCCTGCCCGTGCAGGCGGCACAACAGCGGAACGCGCCGCGGCCGCGGCGGGCTGA
- a CDS encoding tetratricopeptide repeat protein — protein sequence MSDTYYEFGTAAERWERAQFFFESKEYLVAARILGGLVEEVPEQVAPRLLLARAYYHSARLGRAETELRAVLELDPVEHYARLMLGRTLERQGRQTEAATHLRVAAALAGDFTPAGGA from the coding sequence ATGAGCGACACCTACTACGAGTTCGGTACCGCAGCCGAGCGGTGGGAGCGCGCGCAGTTCTTCTTCGAATCGAAGGAGTACCTGGTGGCGGCCCGGATCCTGGGCGGGCTGGTCGAGGAGGTGCCGGAGCAGGTCGCGCCGCGCCTGCTGCTGGCGAGGGCCTACTACCACTCGGCGCGGCTCGGCCGGGCCGAGACGGAACTGCGGGCGGTACTGGAGCTCGACCCCGTGGAGCACTACGCCCGGCTGATGCTCGGCCGCACGCTGGAGCGCCAGGGGCGGCAGACCGAGGCGGCGACACACCTGCGGGTGGCGGCCGCGCTGGCCGGGGACTTCACCCCGGCGGGCGGCGCGTGA
- a CDS encoding sorbosone dehydrogenase family protein, with translation MKVRTRITAIVGAACIAASLALATASAAPQQSASVVLNEVARATSPSAGTAGPDGTVWIAERAGTVRVLNAQGIGEPVLDISDETTIDGERGLLGIAFDPDFAHFYISFTDLEGTSTVDEFAMEGGAIRPDTRRTVLTQTQPYSNHNGGDIMFGPDGYLYIGLGDGGSGGDPDGNGQNLGTLLGKLLRIDPGGGDPYAIPADNPFVDDPTARGEIWAYGLRNPWRFSFDAGTGDLLIGDVGQSDWEEIDWAPAASKGGENYGWSSMEGNHPFRGGTEPANHVPPVHEYDRSGLGCSVTGGYVYRGDAIAGLKGTYVFSDYCDGTIRTLQIENGEVTGEGDLGVQGGEVISFVEGGDGELYVLAIGGSISRIDPA, from the coding sequence GTGAAAGTACGCACCAGAATCACGGCGATCGTCGGCGCTGCCTGTATCGCCGCGTCCCTGGCTCTCGCCACGGCGTCGGCCGCCCCGCAGCAGTCGGCGTCGGTCGTCCTCAACGAAGTCGCGCGGGCCACGAGCCCGTCCGCCGGCACCGCCGGGCCGGACGGCACGGTCTGGATCGCCGAACGCGCCGGAACCGTAAGGGTTCTGAATGCCCAGGGGATCGGCGAGCCGGTCCTGGACATCTCCGACGAGACGACCATCGACGGCGAACGCGGCCTGCTGGGCATCGCGTTCGACCCGGACTTCGCCCACTTCTACATCTCGTTCACGGACCTCGAAGGCACGAGCACCGTGGACGAGTTCGCCATGGAGGGCGGCGCGATCCGGCCGGACACCCGGCGCACCGTTCTGACACAGACCCAGCCGTACTCGAACCACAACGGCGGCGACATCATGTTCGGTCCCGACGGCTATCTCTACATCGGCCTCGGTGACGGTGGATCGGGCGGCGACCCGGACGGCAACGGCCAGAACCTCGGCACGCTGCTCGGCAAGCTTCTGCGGATCGATCCGGGCGGCGGCGACCCGTACGCCATCCCGGCGGACAACCCGTTCGTGGACGACCCGACGGCGCGGGGCGAGATCTGGGCATACGGACTGCGCAACCCGTGGCGGTTCTCGTTCGACGCGGGCACGGGCGACCTGCTGATCGGCGACGTCGGCCAGAGCGACTGGGAGGAGATCGACTGGGCTCCCGCGGCCAGCAAGGGCGGCGAGAACTACGGCTGGTCCTCGATGGAGGGCAACCACCCCTTCCGCGGCGGTACCGAGCCCGCGAACCACGTGCCGCCGGTGCACGAGTACGACCGCAGCGGCCTCGGCTGCTCGGTCACCGGCGGCTATGTCTACCGAGGCGATGCCATCGCCGGCCTCAAGGGCACGTACGTGTTCAGCGACTACTGCGACGGCACGATCCGCACCCTGCAGATCGAGAACGGCGAGGTCACCGGCGAGGGTGACCTCGGAGTCCAGGGCGGCGAGGTCATTTCGTTCGTGGAGGGCGGCGACGGCGAACTGTATGTTCTCGCCATCGGCGGCAGCATCTCGCGCATCGACCCGGCGTGA
- a CDS encoding NAD(P)/FAD-dependent oxidoreductase, which produces MADAVVIGAGPNGLVAANLLADAGWTVEVFEAQETPGGAVRSDRGVHPEFVNDLFSSFYPLAAASPVLNGLDLAKEGLRWSHAPHVLAHPLLDGSCAILDRDRRVTADGLDRAAPGDGRAWSDLCDLWDRVGEDILSTLFTPFPPVRGMVTLAGRLRAAGGLRLARSMILPVRRLGEEEFSGEGGRLLLAGCALHADMAPEAAGSGGFGWLMAMLGQAYGFPVPVGGSGALTAALVRRLRGRGVSVHCGRRVSEVVVRRGRAVGVRTADGSAVPARKAVLADVSAPSLYLDLVAAEHLPPRVFDDLKRFQWDFGTFKVDWALNRPLPWSAPEARTSGTVHVAEGVDELTRFAAQIAMGRIPDRPFSLLGQMTTADASRSPLGTESAWAYTHVPHRVKADAGEDGLTGRWDAGEREAMADRVEKHIERYAPGFRDTILARRVLGPPDLERADSNLHGGAINGGTTAMHQQLVFRPVPGTGRPETPVAGLYLASASAHPGGGVHGAPGANAARAAIRSSRAFGAVVSGTQRALARRNRAGEERRR; this is translated from the coding sequence ATGGCCGACGCGGTGGTGATCGGAGCCGGTCCCAATGGCCTGGTGGCGGCCAATCTGCTCGCGGACGCGGGCTGGACGGTCGAGGTGTTCGAAGCGCAGGAAACCCCAGGAGGGGCGGTGCGCAGCGACCGCGGTGTGCATCCCGAGTTCGTGAACGACTTGTTCAGCTCGTTCTATCCGCTGGCGGCGGCTTCGCCGGTGCTGAACGGACTCGACCTCGCCAAGGAGGGCCTTCGCTGGTCCCACGCACCTCACGTGCTGGCCCACCCGCTGCTCGACGGCTCCTGCGCGATCCTCGACCGCGACCGGCGGGTGACGGCCGACGGGCTCGACCGGGCCGCCCCGGGGGACGGCAGGGCGTGGAGCGACCTCTGCGATCTCTGGGACCGGGTCGGCGAGGATATTCTGAGCACCCTCTTCACGCCCTTTCCGCCGGTACGCGGCATGGTCACGCTGGCAGGCCGGCTGCGTGCGGCCGGGGGACTGCGGCTGGCGCGCAGCATGATTCTGCCCGTGCGCCGTCTGGGCGAGGAGGAGTTCTCCGGTGAGGGCGGCCGCCTGCTGCTGGCCGGCTGCGCGCTCCACGCGGATATGGCCCCGGAGGCCGCCGGCAGCGGCGGATTCGGCTGGCTCATGGCCATGCTGGGGCAGGCCTACGGTTTCCCCGTGCCCGTGGGCGGATCCGGGGCGCTGACGGCCGCTCTGGTACGGCGCCTGCGGGGCCGAGGCGTCAGCGTGCACTGCGGCCGGCGGGTGAGCGAAGTCGTCGTACGGCGCGGCCGCGCGGTGGGGGTGCGGACGGCGGACGGCTCCGCGGTCCCGGCCCGCAAGGCGGTCCTCGCCGATGTGTCGGCGCCCTCCCTCTACCTGGATCTCGTCGCGGCGGAGCACCTGCCGCCGCGGGTCTTCGACGACCTGAAGCGGTTCCAGTGGGACTTCGGCACGTTCAAGGTCGACTGGGCCCTGAACCGGCCGCTCCCCTGGAGCGCCCCGGAGGCCCGGACGTCGGGCACGGTCCATGTCGCCGAGGGCGTCGACGAACTCACCCGGTTCGCCGCGCAGATCGCGATGGGGCGGATCCCGGACCGCCCGTTCAGCCTGCTGGGGCAGATGACCACAGCCGATGCCTCCCGCTCGCCGCTCGGGACGGAGTCGGCCTGGGCGTACACGCACGTCCCGCACCGCGTGAAGGCCGACGCGGGCGAAGACGGGCTGACCGGCCGCTGGGACGCCGGTGAGCGGGAGGCGATGGCCGACCGCGTCGAGAAGCACATCGAGCGCTACGCCCCCGGGTTCCGGGACACGATCCTCGCGAGGCGCGTGCTCGGCCCCCCGGACCTGGAGCGTGCTGACAGCAATCTCCACGGCGGTGCGATCAACGGCGGCACCACGGCTATGCACCAGCAGTTGGTCTTCCGCCCGGTTCCCGGCACCGGCCGCCCCGAGACGCCGGTCGCGGGCCTCTACCTGGCCTCCGCCTCGGCCCACCCCGGCGGCGGGGTGCACGGTGCCCCCGGCGCCAACGCCGCACGTGCCGCGATCCGCAGCTCGCGGGCCTTCGGGGCGGTCGTCTCCGGCACCCAGCGCGCGTTGGCGCGCCGCAATCGGGCAGGCGAGGAAAGAAGACGCTGA
- a CDS encoding pirin family protein, whose translation MSNLDRQAVPSVCGGRGFVVAEPVRELLTPRRVKLGESTEVRRLLPNLGRRMVGAWAFVDHYGPDDITDEPGMQVPPHPHMGLQTVSWLHEGEVLHRDSLGSLATIRPYELGLMTSGRAISHSEESPRPHAALLHGAQLWVALPDAHRDAEPHFQHHTDLPTVTAPGLTATVILGELDGALSPGTAYTPIVGADLALRRGAEARLPLDPDFEYAVLSMSGEAEVDGVPVLPGSMLYLGCGRTELPLRAESDAGLMLVGGEPFEEEIVMWWNFVGRSHEEIEEARQAWAEGSRFGEVHGYDGDRLSAPALPPVALKPRGRVR comes from the coding sequence ATGAGCAATCTCGATCGCCAGGCAGTTCCCTCCGTCTGCGGAGGGCGCGGCTTCGTCGTCGCCGAACCCGTACGCGAACTCCTCACCCCGCGTCGGGTGAAGCTCGGGGAGTCCACCGAGGTGCGCAGACTGCTGCCCAACCTCGGCCGCCGCATGGTCGGTGCCTGGGCCTTCGTGGACCACTACGGCCCCGACGACATCACCGACGAGCCCGGGATGCAGGTGCCGCCCCACCCCCACATGGGCCTGCAGACCGTCAGCTGGCTGCACGAGGGCGAGGTCCTGCACCGCGACAGCCTCGGCAGCCTGGCGACGATCCGCCCGTACGAACTCGGCCTGATGACCTCGGGCCGGGCGATCAGCCACTCCGAGGAGAGCCCCAGGCCGCACGCCGCTCTGCTGCACGGCGCACAGCTCTGGGTCGCGCTCCCCGACGCCCACCGCGACGCCGAGCCGCACTTCCAGCACCACACGGACCTGCCGACGGTCACGGCCCCCGGCCTCACCGCCACGGTGATCCTCGGCGAACTCGACGGTGCGCTCTCGCCCGGCACCGCGTACACCCCGATCGTCGGCGCCGACCTGGCGCTGCGCCGGGGCGCCGAGGCCCGCCTCCCGCTCGACCCCGACTTCGAGTACGCGGTGCTGTCGATGTCCGGCGAGGCGGAGGTCGACGGCGTACCCGTCCTGCCGGGTTCGATGCTCTACCTCGGCTGCGGCCGCACCGAACTCCCGCTGCGCGCGGAGTCCGACGCCGGTCTGATGCTCGTGGGCGGTGAGCCCTTCGAGGAGGAGATCGTCATGTGGTGGAACTTCGTGGGGCGTTCCCACGAGGAGATCGAGGAGGCCCGGCAGGCGTGGGCGGAGGGCTCCCGCTTCGGTGAGGTGCACGGCTACGACGGCGACCGGCTGTCTGCTCCCGCACTGCCGCCGGTGGCGCTGAAACCGCGGGGACGGGTGCGCTGA
- a CDS encoding CbtB-domain containing protein — protein sequence MAQTAAPATGAPAITPISLKAIAPWAVFFGILMLILLYFVGAEQGATSVISGAGVHEWVHDGRHLLGFPCH from the coding sequence ATGGCACAGACTGCTGCCCCCGCCACCGGCGCACCCGCCATCACTCCCATCTCACTGAAGGCCATCGCCCCTTGGGCGGTCTTCTTCGGCATCCTCATGCTGATCCTGCTCTACTTCGTCGGCGCCGAGCAGGGCGCCACCTCCGTCATCTCGGGCGCGGGCGTGCACGAGTGGGTCCACGACGGCCGTCACCTGCTCGGTTTCCCCTGCCACTGA
- a CDS encoding family 16 glycosylhydrolase, whose protein sequence is MSSPHLTRRLLVSALSVLALVSATSGLASGAPMPSPASKGSVTTQASTAAATFTDDFDGAAGSAVDGGKWQIETGDNVNNHERQYYTAGNSNAALDGQGHLVITARKENPNNYQCWYGTCEYTSARLNTSGKFTQTYGHVEARMKIPRGQGMWPAFWMLGDDIGQVGWPNSGEIDIMENVGFEPNTVHGTLHGPGYSGSAGIGAGYSLPGGQAFADDFHTFAIDWAPDSVTWSVDGNVYQHRTPADTGGNTWAFNKPFFLILNLAVGGYWPGDPDGNTTFPQQLVVDHVRVTTSDSQPPA, encoded by the coding sequence ATGAGCTCCCCCCACCTGACCAGGCGCCTCCTGGTCTCCGCACTCTCGGTACTCGCCCTCGTCTCCGCCACCTCCGGCCTCGCCTCCGGCGCCCCCATGCCGTCTCCGGCCTCGAAGGGATCCGTCACCACGCAGGCGTCCACCGCCGCCGCGACGTTCACCGACGACTTCGACGGAGCCGCAGGTTCCGCCGTTGACGGCGGTAAGTGGCAGATCGAGACCGGTGACAACGTCAACAACCACGAGCGGCAGTACTACACGGCCGGGAACAGCAACGCGGCGCTGGACGGCCAGGGCCATCTGGTCATCACCGCGCGCAAGGAGAACCCGAACAACTACCAGTGCTGGTACGGCACCTGTGAGTACACCTCGGCGCGGCTCAACACCTCGGGCAAGTTCACCCAGACCTACGGCCACGTCGAGGCCCGGATGAAGATCCCGCGCGGCCAGGGCATGTGGCCCGCCTTCTGGATGCTCGGCGACGACATCGGACAGGTCGGCTGGCCCAACTCCGGCGAGATCGACATCATGGAGAACGTCGGCTTCGAACCCAACACCGTCCACGGCACCCTGCACGGCCCCGGCTACTCCGGCTCCGCTGGCATCGGCGCCGGCTACAGCCTCCCCGGCGGCCAGGCCTTCGCCGACGACTTCCACACCTTCGCCATCGACTGGGCCCCCGACTCCGTCACGTGGTCCGTCGACGGCAACGTCTACCAGCACCGCACCCCCGCCGACACCGGCGGCAACACCTGGGCCTTCAACAAGCCCTTCTTCCTCATCCTCAACCTCGCCGTCGGCGGCTACTGGCCCGGCGACCCCGACGGCAACACCACCTTCCCCCAGCAACTCGTCGTCGACCACGTCCGCGTCACCACCAGCGACAGCCAGCCCCCGGCCTGA
- a CDS encoding DUF2945 domain-containing protein: MTKKKLSAGDDVEWKSHGKTVEGSVTRKVDRRTKAAGRTVAASKDDPQYEVESDKTGRTAVHKPESLRRKNDGS, from the coding sequence ATGACCAAGAAGAAGCTCTCCGCAGGGGACGACGTCGAATGGAAGAGCCACGGGAAGACGGTCGAGGGCTCTGTCACGAGGAAGGTTGACCGGCGCACCAAGGCCGCCGGCCGAACCGTGGCTGCGTCGAAGGACGATCCCCAGTACGAGGTCGAGAGCGACAAGACGGGCAGGACGGCCGTGCACAAGCCCGAGTCGCTGCGCCGGAAGAACGACGGGTCGTAA
- a CDS encoding SRPBCC family protein, with protein sequence MAVRHQLINHPPSALWAVLEQPEQYAEWVVGTSDSRPAEGNWPSLGSSIAYTLRLGPKEFEGRTTVRRLERPGALELEVFSGPMGTARIAFDIRPWGEGTLVILDEHPLRGLGGVLHNAVFDAVLQLRHRAMLERLAKVVDAEADAHGVRTG encoded by the coding sequence ATGGCTGTCCGCCATCAGCTCATCAACCACCCGCCCTCGGCCCTGTGGGCCGTGCTGGAACAGCCCGAGCAGTACGCGGAATGGGTGGTAGGAACATCGGACTCGCGTCCCGCTGAGGGGAATTGGCCGAGTCTGGGATCTTCTATCGCCTACACCCTGCGCCTGGGGCCGAAGGAGTTCGAAGGGCGCACTACCGTACGGCGGCTCGAGCGGCCGGGTGCTCTCGAACTCGAGGTGTTCAGTGGGCCCATGGGGACCGCGAGGATCGCCTTCGACATCCGCCCGTGGGGCGAGGGAACACTGGTCATCCTCGATGAGCATCCGTTGCGGGGGCTCGGTGGCGTTCTGCACAACGCCGTGTTCGACGCCGTGCTCCAGCTCCGCCACCGCGCGATGCTGGAGCGGCTCGCCAAGGTGGTCGACGCCGAGGCCGACGCCCACGGCGTCCGCACGGGGTGA